From the Pseudomonas sp. VD-NE ins genome, the window GCATCGCCATCAGCACTGTCGGCGGTGTGCTCTACGGTGTTTTGCGCACGTTGAACGTGACGTGGCTCAACGCGATTTTGCGGGTGTATCTCGAGCTGTTCCGGGCGATCCCGGTGCTGGTCTGGTTGTATCTGTTGTTCTTCGGTCTGCCGATTTTCTTTGGTCTGAGCATTCCGAGTTTCTGGTGCGCGGTGCTGGTGCTGTCCCTGTGGGGCGCCAGCGAGGTGGGCGAAGTGGCGCGCGGTGCGCTGCATTCGTTGCCACGCGGCCAGCGTGAAGCGGGGCTGTCGATTGGTTTGAACGCCGCGCAACTCTACGGCTACGTGTTGCTGCCGCAAGCGCTGAAACGCATGACGCCGCCGACCATCAACGTCTACACGCGGATCATCAAGACCAGCTCGCTGGCGGTGCTGATCGGCGTGGTCGACGTGATCAAGGTCGGCCAGCAGATCATCGAGCGTACTTACGAATCGGTGCTGATCTACGGCGCACTGTTCCTGTTTTTCTTTTTCATCTGCTACCCGCTGTCGGCCGCTTCGCGCGTGCTGGAGCGGCGCTGGACGCAAGCATGAGCGCATTGATCGAGTTTCACGGTTTCAACAAATTCTATGGCGAGCAGCAGGTGCTCAACGGCATCGACCTGCAAGTGCAGAGCGGTGAAGTGATCGTCATCCTCGGCCCCAGCGGTTGCGGCAAAAGTACCTTGTTGCGTTGCCTCAATGGCCTGGAAGAGGCCCACAGCGGCAGCCTGAAATTCCTCGGCCGCGAGCTGCTGGACAAGGCCACTGACTGGCGTGAAATCCGTCAGCAGATCGGCATGGTCTTCCAGAGTTATCACCTGTTCCCGCACATGAGCGTGCTGGACAACCTGCTGCTCGGCCCGCTCAAGGTGCAGAAGCGTCAGCGCCGTGAAGCCCAGCAACAAGCCGAAGCCTTGCTCGAGCGCGTGGGGCTGGCGGACAAGCGTGACGCCTTCCCGCGTCAGCTCTCCGGCGGCCAGCAGCAACGCATCGCCATCGTTCGCTCGCTGTGCATGAACCCGCGCGTGATGCTCTTCGACGAAGTCACCGCCGCCCTTGATCCGGAGATGGTCAAGGAAGTTTTGCAGGTCATTCAGGGCCTGGCCCGCGAAGGCATGACCCTGCTGATCGTCACCCACGAAATGGCCTTCGCCCGCGCGGTGGCCGACCGCATCGTGTTCATGGACGCCGGGCGCATCCTTGAACAGAACCCGCCCGAGATTTTCTTTACGAACCCGCAAACCGCACGCGCGCAGCAGTTTCTGGAGAAGTTCTCCTTCGTTGCAACACTGCCAAAAACGAATCCGACAAAGGAACTGGAACTGTTATGAAAACTGCCGCTTTTTTACTGCCCTTGCTCAGCCTCGCACTGCTTGCCGGTTGCAGCAAAACCGAAGAACCGCCGAAGCCGAAGGTTGCCAGCGAAAGTACCGCGCCGGCCGGTTACCTGGACAAGATCAAGGCTCGCGACAAGTTGATTGTCGGCGTGTTCACCGACAAGCCACCGTTCGGTTTTGTCGACGAGGCCGGGCGCTACGTCGGCTTCGATACTGATATTGGCCGGCGTTTCGCCAAGGATCTGCTCGGCGATGAAAACAAGGTCGAGTTCGTGGCCGTCGAGCCGGCGAGCCGCATTCCGTTCCTGCAGAGCGACAAGGTCGACCTGATCCTCGCCAACATGACCGTCACGCCTGAGCGCAAGGAAGCGGTGGAATTCACCAACCCGAACCTCAAGGTTGCAGTGCAGGCACTGGTGCCACAAAGCAGCTCGGTGAAAAACCTTGATGATCTGGCGACCCGCACCACCATCGTTACTACCGGCACGACTGCTGATATCTGGCTGACCAAGAATCACCCGGACTGGAAACTGCTGAAGTTCGAGAAAAACTCCGAGTCGTTGCAAGCCCTGGCCAATGGTCGTGGCGATGCCTATGCGCAGGACAATCTGGTGCTGTTCAGCTGGGCCAAGCAGAACCCGGGCTATCGCGTGCTGGATGACAAACTGGGTGCCGAAGCGCCGATTGCACCGGCGGTGAAGAAGGGCAATATCGAGTTGCGTGACTGGGTGAATACCGAGCTGGCCAAGTTGGGTGATGAGAAGTATCTGCTCAAGCTTTATGACCAATATGTGCGTAAGGAACTGAGCGATGACACCAAGCCTGAGAGCGTGATTGTCGAGGGTGGCAAGTGGCAGGGGTGATTGCCTGTCAGGTCGGTGGTGAGCCTGCCCCTCACCCCAGCCCTCTCCCGAGGGAGAGGGAGCCGATCCTCATGCCTTTCAAAACTTGAGTTCAGCTCAGGAATTTCACGTCGGCGTAACTCGAAAGAACAACTCGGTCAGTCCCCTCTCCCTCTGGGAGAGGGTTAGGGTGA encodes:
- a CDS encoding transporter substrate-binding domain-containing protein, with the translated sequence MKTAAFLLPLLSLALLAGCSKTEEPPKPKVASESTAPAGYLDKIKARDKLIVGVFTDKPPFGFVDEAGRYVGFDTDIGRRFAKDLLGDENKVEFVAVEPASRIPFLQSDKVDLILANMTVTPERKEAVEFTNPNLKVAVQALVPQSSSVKNLDDLATRTTIVTTGTTADIWLTKNHPDWKLLKFEKNSESLQALANGRGDAYAQDNLVLFSWAKQNPGYRVLDDKLGAEAPIAPAVKKGNIELRDWVNTELAKLGDEKYLLKLYDQYVRKELSDDTKPESVIVEGGKWQG
- a CDS encoding amino acid ABC transporter ATP-binding protein, whose product is MSALIEFHGFNKFYGEQQVLNGIDLQVQSGEVIVILGPSGCGKSTLLRCLNGLEEAHSGSLKFLGRELLDKATDWREIRQQIGMVFQSYHLFPHMSVLDNLLLGPLKVQKRQRREAQQQAEALLERVGLADKRDAFPRQLSGGQQQRIAIVRSLCMNPRVMLFDEVTAALDPEMVKEVLQVIQGLAREGMTLLIVTHEMAFARAVADRIVFMDAGRILEQNPPEIFFTNPQTARAQQFLEKFSFVATLPKTNPTKELELL
- a CDS encoding amino acid ABC transporter permease, producing the protein MASSGLELLWVSLPQLAKGAGQTLSISFLSIAISTVGGVLYGVLRTLNVTWLNAILRVYLELFRAIPVLVWLYLLFFGLPIFFGLSIPSFWCAVLVLSLWGASEVGEVARGALHSLPRGQREAGLSIGLNAAQLYGYVLLPQALKRMTPPTINVYTRIIKTSSLAVLIGVVDVIKVGQQIIERTYESVLIYGALFLFFFFICYPLSAASRVLERRWTQA